ACGTCGAaagcagaaaaaagatttgatgaattgaCGTAAAATAGATGCCCACTTTAAAGCTGAACCTCTCCTGGATCAAACCCCCACTTTCTCTATTTCGATATTTTTTACAAGCGAACCCGCTTACTCTTATTATCTTTCATGAGAGCTCACCGTACTCGGCTCATTCTACTGGAGCCTTAACAATAAAAACTCCAatcaaattttttcttattttgGGTTTTCAATTGCTCTATTTCTTCGGCAGGATGTGTCTCTTTAGTCGAAAAAGTGGAGAGATTCTCAATGGAAATGAAGGGGGGTGGTCGGCTcacaaagaaaagaagagaaagtaGAGGAGGATCGTTTGGATCAGTTACATTATGTTTTTTTGAATTATTCTGGGTTTTTTCATGATTTGTCCATCCCGCTGATGCATTGGTAATCCCCGTCAAGACTACCAGGACGACGATCATTGATGATCCATGATTTTATTTCGACGTGTCGATAGTCTCAATGCCTGGTGTTATATCAGCACTTAGCTAAGTAAtctatttcctttttttttgatgtattttttctttctcgCGCCTTTGCTGCTTTCCAATTGGATGAGCAAGAGATATACTTATTTCTTAGTTGCGAGTGTCCGTCGCTTCCTGAACTAACAATTTTTATAAGTCGTAGAAGCTGTTTAGATTGAGATCAGCTATTTTGTTAACCCATTATTGTCCACTGTGTTAATATATTTCATAAAGGATGTCATTTGTTAGAGATTTGATCGACACATTGGCTCCAACTACAGCTTATGCTGAAGAGCCTAAGGAGGCTATCGAGGTTGCTGAAGAGACCGTCATTAAgaaggatggagaagatgacgatgatgatgatgacgacgacgatgatgacgatgatgatgatgatgacgatgatgacgatgacgatgagCCTGTCGATCCTATGGAGACTTTAAGAGACGAGTGTTCAAAGACGGCTAGCTGTGTGCCTCGCGTTCAAGCTTACCAGGCATGTGTCGACAGAGTCACcaaagagcaagaagacCCAGGTTATGAAAAGGAAACCTACAAGGAGGACTGTATCGAAGAGTTCTTCCACCTTCAGGAGTGTATCAACGAATGCTCTGCACCAAAACTATTTTACAAGTTGAAATAAGTTATTCCACTCACGATCCAATGAAAAGCGAGGCCGTATATAGTCATCCCATTCCTTCTCCACCAGCTAGAGACACTCTTCATTATTCTActttatttatttatatCTCCATATTCACTAGTAGCTGCTCACTTAATTACAATGGATTTTATTGCTTATGTGTTCAGATAAACTAAAAAGACCTCGCTTAAGCCTTGCTGGCAGCAACTTCACTGGCGATagccttctccttcttggccTGTTTAGCAATATGCTTAACACCCATAATACCTCCACCCCAATGTCTTCTGTTGTTGTCGAAGGAATCGATGAAGTTGGCGTTGATAGAGGAAATCAACTTAGCCAAGTCCGGTTCATCCCCAGATTTAACATCCACCAAAGCGGCAACAGTGGAAGTCTTTTTGTGAACCAAAGTTCCCAATCTTGCCTTTCCCTTAACGATAGCGTATGGAACACCCATCTTTCTGCACAATGCTGGAAGGTAGACAACCAACTCAATAGGTTCAACATCGTTGGCGATTAAAACCAACTTAGGCTTCTTGTTCTCAATGAGAGAAACAACATGATTCAAACCGTATTTGACAACGTATGGCTTTTCGCTAACatcctctctcttctttccttcaGCAATAGCAGCAGCTTCCTTTGTCaatctctccttcttctcagcaCCAGTTTCTGGTCTGTACTTattcaacaacttgaaagCCTCTGCAGCAGTATTTCTGTCCAAAACATGTGAGAACTGGGCAATGGCAGGAGGAACCTTTAATCTCAAAGACAAAACCTTCTTTTGTCTTTGCAATCTGACGTATTCTGGCCATTTGACAAATCTTGACAAGTTTCTCTTTGGTTGAATAGCCTGACCGATACC
The sequence above is a segment of the Brettanomyces nanus chromosome 4, complete sequence genome. Coding sequences within it:
- the RPL8B_2 gene encoding 60S ribosomal protein L8B; this translates as MGKKVAPSPFATKQSKSTKTKNPLIEATPKNFGIGQAIQPKRNLSRFVKWPEYVRLQRQKKVLSLRLKVPPAIAQFSHVLDRNTAAEAFKLLNKYRPETGAEKKERLTKEAAAIAEGKKREDVSEKPYVVKYGLNHVVSLIENKKPKLVLIANDVEPIELVVYLPALCRKMGVPYAIVKGKARLGTLVHKKTSTVAALVDVKSGDEPDLAKLISSINANFIDSFDNNRRHWGGGIMGVKHIAKQAKKEKAIASEVAASKA